One Dictyostelium discoideum AX4 chromosome 3 chromosome, whole genome shotgun sequence genomic region harbors:
- a CDS encoding pirin family protein has protein sequence MSSVSRKVSNVAKGYKTKDGAGVSLLRVIGGPIPSKSVDPFLMLDAFKSENPNDYIAGFPSHPHRGQQTLTYMIDGIMEHKDNKGNKGLLKPGMVQVMNAARGIIHSEMPKQVEGKMFGFQFWLNLAAVDKMSDPWYKDIPAEEIPEVITNDKKVRVVAGHYEGVEGIVKGLRVNPIFLDVTLSPNTKFSVDIPNFDHNSFVYVFEGEGKFGPEGYEKVVADQHIGVLENKDRVTINDNEITPNKLDAIAGENGVRFLFLSAKPLREPIVQHGPFVMNTQKEIQQAFFDYQMGRF, from the exons atgtcAAGTGTTTCAAGAAAAGTTTCAAATGTTGCAAAAGGTTATAAAACTAAAGATGGTGCAGGTGTATCACTTTTACGTGTTATTGGTGGACCTATCCCATCAAAATCAGTTGATCCATTCTTAATGTTAGATGCATTTAAATCAGAGAATCCAAATGATTATATTGCAGGTTTCCCATCACATCCACATAGAGGTCAACAAACTTTAACCTATATGATAGATGGTATAATGGAGCACAAAGATAACAAAGGAAATAAAGGATTACTAAAACCTGGTATGGTTCAAGTTATGAATGCTGCAAGAGG taTTATTCACTCAGAAATGCCAAAACAAGTTGAAGGTAAAATGTTTGGATTTCAATTTTGGTTAAATTTAGCAGCAGTCGATAAAATGTCAGATCCATGGTACAAAGATATTCCAGCAGAAGAGATTCCAGAAGTTATTACGAATGATAAAAAGGTTAGAGTTGTTGCAGGTCATTATGAAGGTGTTGAAGGTATTGTTAAAGGTTTACGTGTTAATCCAATCTTTTTAGATGTTACATTATCACCAAACACTAAATTCTCTGTAGATATACCAAATTTCGATCATAATTCATTTGTTTATGTTTTCGAAGGTGAAGGTAAATTCGGTCCAGAAGGATATGAAAAAGTTGTAGCTGATCAACATATTGGTGTTTTAGAGAATAAAGACAGAGTtacaattaatgataatgaaattacaCCAAATAAATTAGATGCAATCGCAGGTGAAAATGGTGTTAGattcttatttttatcagCAAAACCATTACGTGAACCAATTGTCCAACATGGTCCATTCGTTATGAATAcacaaaaagaaattcaacaGGCTTTTTTTGATTACCAAATGGGtagattttaa